Proteins encoded together in one Streptomyces sp. NBC_01216 window:
- a CDS encoding cytochrome d ubiquinol oxidase subunit II: MTAEFVAWVMVFAVAAYACAGGTDYGAGFWDLLAGGAERGERPRRLIDHAMAPVWEVNNVWLIFVFILMWTGFPAMFQAVFEAMWLPLALAAVGLVLRGAGFALRKPARSLARRRVYGAAFAVSSLLTPFFLGAVLGGIASGRVAIGTTSDAEAWANPTSVLTGLLAIAATAFLGAVFLWCDARRFGADDLVDYFRLRALLAFAAVVALALVALPVTHGDARYVWEGLTGGWGLLLIVSAAACGAATVFLLVRRSQDWSRWTAVASVALTVGAWGLAQRPYVLPTSLTVTEAAGAAPTMRWLGLVTLVAVVLVGPALVLLYRLDTLGDLEPPAETSAPDAPAPGTGR; encoded by the coding sequence ATGACGGCCGAGTTCGTCGCCTGGGTGATGGTCTTCGCGGTCGCCGCCTACGCCTGCGCCGGGGGCACCGACTACGGCGCGGGCTTCTGGGACCTCCTGGCGGGGGGAGCCGAACGCGGCGAGCGGCCCCGGCGGCTCATCGACCACGCGATGGCCCCGGTCTGGGAGGTCAACAACGTCTGGCTGATCTTCGTCTTCATCCTCATGTGGACCGGCTTCCCGGCCATGTTCCAGGCCGTCTTCGAGGCGATGTGGCTCCCCCTGGCCCTTGCGGCCGTCGGCCTGGTGCTCCGCGGCGCGGGCTTCGCCCTGCGCAAACCGGCCCGCAGCCTGGCCCGGCGCCGTGTCTACGGCGCGGCGTTCGCCGTCTCCTCGCTGCTCACCCCGTTCTTCCTCGGGGCGGTCCTCGGCGGCATCGCCTCCGGCCGGGTCGCGATCGGCACGACCTCCGACGCCGAGGCATGGGCGAACCCGACCTCGGTCCTGACGGGTCTCCTCGCGATCGCGGCCACCGCGTTCCTCGGAGCGGTCTTCCTGTGGTGCGACGCGCGCCGGTTCGGCGCCGACGACCTCGTCGACTACTTCCGGCTGCGGGCACTGCTCGCGTTCGCCGCCGTGGTGGCCCTCGCCCTCGTGGCCCTGCCCGTCACCCACGGCGACGCCCGCTACGTCTGGGAGGGCCTCACCGGCGGCTGGGGGCTGCTGCTGATCGTGTCGGCCGCCGCCTGCGGGGCGGCGACGGTGTTCCTGCTGGTGCGCCGGTCCCAGGACTGGTCCCGCTGGACCGCTGTGGCGAGCGTGGCCCTCACGGTCGGAGCCTGGGGGCTGGCGCAGCGGCCCTACGTCCTGCCCACCTCCCTGACCGTGACGGAGGCGGCCGGCGCCGCGCCCACCATGCGCTGGCTGGGGCTGGTGACCCTCGTCGCGGTCGTCCTCGTCGGCCCGGCGCTCGTGCTGCTCTACCGGCTGGACACGCTCGGTGACCTGGAGCCGCCCGCCGAGACCTCCGCCCCTGACGCCCCCGCCCCGGGAACCGGTCGCTGA
- a CDS encoding SpoIIE family protein phosphatase: MPRTAGSEYGAGDAFDTGRMDAVLADVMLETGASVGLVYLLVPEDRLLRLALVSGAPRLLTAPWIRVRTDAPLPLADAVRARELVWLCGREEVARRYPRLGIVLPYDFMLAAAPVLGGDRVWGGVVLLRPTWQPPRLDVREREAIRRFGARTAGLLERHADRGGTPSSPHDPRVIRPAPPSTADPTLGTAALAFAERLPVGCCALDLDGRVSFINAAGATLVDAGPASLLGRRPWEALAWMRDPLFEDRYRAAVISRRPVSFVVRRAPDRSLRFRLYPDDTGISVHITPAADTPADGPAAPGTPPAPTPPPAAEPVGATALYHLMHLAAALTEAAGVRDVVELVADQIVPAFGPQGLVLMTVNEGRLRIIGHRGYDQDFIDRYDGTPLTAEVADAQVLHSGVPVFFPTVDDLRRAHPSAPRFGTRSAWAFLPLIASGRPVGSLILSYDRQRPFPPAERALLTSLAGLIAQALDRARLYDAERTLARTFQTSLLPQKLIALHGLDVAVRYLPAGRGMDIGGDFYDLIHATPTTAAAVIGDVQGHNTTAVALMGQVRTAVHAHATAGASPGDILARTNRMLTDLDPGLFTSCLIAELDLARGRVRFATAGHPPPLLRGPDGRTDIPVVPPGLLLGIDPRSEYPVSEMPLPQGSLLALYTDGLVEVPGADIGDAIADLARHLARSDVQDLDRLADDLVRQAEGTTHRTDDIALLLVRYDDEGRGMPPADGGGSSG, from the coding sequence ATGCCCCGGACCGCCGGCTCGGAGTACGGAGCCGGAGACGCGTTCGACACGGGCCGGATGGACGCCGTGCTCGCCGACGTCATGCTGGAGACCGGCGCGTCGGTAGGGCTGGTCTATCTCCTCGTGCCGGAGGACCGGCTGCTGCGCCTGGCCCTCGTGTCCGGCGCCCCCCGGCTCCTGACGGCCCCCTGGATCCGGGTCCGGACGGACGCGCCGCTCCCGCTCGCGGACGCCGTCCGCGCCAGGGAACTGGTGTGGCTGTGCGGCCGTGAGGAGGTGGCACGCCGCTACCCACGGCTCGGAATCGTGCTCCCCTACGACTTCATGCTCGCCGCCGCCCCCGTCCTCGGCGGGGACCGGGTGTGGGGTGGCGTCGTACTGCTCCGGCCGACCTGGCAACCCCCGCGACTCGACGTACGGGAACGCGAGGCGATCCGCCGCTTCGGAGCCCGGACGGCGGGCCTGCTGGAGCGGCACGCCGACCGGGGCGGCACGCCGTCGTCCCCGCACGATCCCCGGGTCATCCGCCCGGCGCCGCCCTCGACGGCGGACCCCACGCTCGGCACGGCCGCGCTCGCGTTCGCCGAACGCCTGCCCGTGGGGTGCTGCGCCCTGGACCTCGACGGCCGGGTCTCCTTCATCAACGCCGCCGGCGCCACCCTCGTCGACGCCGGGCCGGCCTCCCTGCTGGGACGCCGGCCGTGGGAGGCGCTGGCGTGGATGAGGGACCCGCTCTTCGAGGACCGCTACCGCGCCGCGGTGATCTCACGACGGCCGGTCTCCTTCGTCGTCCGGCGCGCTCCGGACCGCAGCCTGCGCTTCCGGCTCTACCCGGACGACACCGGCATCAGCGTCCACATCACACCCGCCGCGGACACGCCCGCCGACGGACCGGCCGCGCCCGGCACGCCTCCCGCCCCCACCCCTCCCCCCGCGGCCGAGCCCGTGGGGGCCACCGCCCTGTACCACCTGATGCACCTGGCGGCGGCCCTGACGGAGGCCGCCGGCGTACGTGATGTCGTCGAACTCGTCGCCGATCAGATCGTCCCGGCGTTCGGACCGCAGGGCCTCGTGCTCATGACGGTGAACGAGGGACGCCTGCGCATCATCGGACACCGGGGGTACGACCAGGACTTCATCGACCGCTACGACGGGACGCCGCTGACCGCCGAGGTCGCCGACGCCCAGGTGCTCCACTCGGGGGTGCCCGTCTTCTTCCCCACCGTCGACGACCTGCGTCGAGCCCATCCGAGCGCCCCCCGGTTCGGGACGCGCAGCGCCTGGGCCTTCCTGCCGCTGATCGCCTCCGGCCGGCCGGTGGGCTCGCTCATCCTCTCCTACGACCGGCAGCGGCCCTTCCCCCCGGCCGAGCGCGCCCTGCTCACCTCGCTGGCCGGTCTGATCGCCCAGGCTCTGGACCGGGCCCGCCTCTACGACGCCGAACGCACCCTCGCCCGCACCTTCCAGACCAGTCTGCTGCCCCAGAAGCTGATCGCCCTGCACGGGCTGGACGTCGCCGTCCGATACCTCCCCGCCGGCCGCGGGATGGACATCGGCGGGGACTTCTACGACCTGATCCACGCCACCCCCACCACCGCGGCCGCCGTCATCGGTGACGTCCAGGGCCACAACACCACGGCCGTGGCCCTCATGGGCCAGGTCCGCACGGCCGTCCACGCCCACGCCACCGCGGGTGCCTCCCCCGGCGACATCCTCGCCCGCACCAACCGGATGCTGACCGATCTCGACCCCGGCCTCTTCACCAGTTGCCTCATCGCCGAACTCGACCTGGCCCGCGGGCGGGTGCGCTTCGCCACCGCCGGTCACCCGCCGCCACTGCTCCGCGGGCCGGACGGCCGGACCGACATCCCGGTGGTCCCGCCCGGACTGCTGCTCGGGATCGATCCGCGGTCCGAGTACCCCGTCAGCGAGATGCCGCTGCCGCAGGGCTCCCTGCTCGCCCTCTACACGGACGGACTGGTCGAAGTCCCGGGCGCCGACATCGGGGACGCCATCGCCGACCTGGCGCGGCACCTCGCGCGGAGCGACGTCCAGGACCTCGACAGGCTGGCCGATGACCTCGTCCGGCAGGCCGAGGGCACGACCCACCGGACCGACGACATCGCCCTGCTCCTGGTCCGCTACGACGACGAGGGCCGCGGAATGCCGCCCGCGGACGGCGGTGGGTCCTCCGGGTGA
- a CDS encoding aldose 1-epimerase family protein produces the protein MQQSRTGRQLTLRHGAHTAVVVELGAALRSYTFGERAVLAGFAAHDRITGGHGQILAPWPNRVRDGRYRWEGRDQRLPLNEPAAGNAIHGLLRWVSWQVVEASEHQAVLEVPLWPQPGYPFRLRLRAVYTLGDDGLEVAVTAHNPDTRPAPYGFGQHPYLTAGTGFVDEAVLTVPARTWLPTDERGLPGAAAEPVDGTAYDLRTPRVVGALRLDTPFTGLDRGADGRAVIRLAHPSGTHGTDVWLGEGVDHVQLYTGDALPPEQRRTALAVEPMTCPPDAFNSRTGLVRLGPGERHVARWGLTPWG, from the coding sequence GTGCAGCAGAGCCGGACCGGGCGGCAGCTGACCCTCCGCCACGGCGCACACACGGCCGTCGTCGTCGAACTGGGCGCCGCGCTGCGGTCCTACACCTTCGGGGAACGCGCCGTACTGGCCGGATTCGCCGCCCACGACCGGATCACCGGCGGACACGGCCAGATCCTGGCGCCGTGGCCGAACCGCGTCCGCGACGGGCGGTACCGCTGGGAGGGCCGGGACCAGCGGCTGCCGCTCAACGAGCCGGCCGCCGGAAACGCCATCCACGGCCTGCTGCGCTGGGTCTCCTGGCAGGTGGTGGAGGCGAGCGAGCACCAGGCCGTCCTCGAGGTACCACTGTGGCCGCAGCCCGGCTACCCCTTCCGCCTGCGCCTGCGCGCCGTGTACACCCTCGGGGACGACGGACTCGAGGTCGCCGTCACCGCACACAACCCCGACACCCGCCCGGCGCCGTACGGTTTCGGCCAGCATCCCTACCTCACGGCGGGCACCGGGTTCGTCGACGAGGCGGTCCTGACGGTCCCGGCCCGGACCTGGCTGCCGACGGACGAGCGCGGACTGCCCGGGGCGGCGGCCGAACCGGTCGACGGTACGGCCTACGACCTGAGGACGCCGCGGGTGGTGGGCGCACTGCGGCTCGACACCCCGTTCACCGGCCTCGACCGCGGCGCCGACGGCCGGGCCGTCATCCGTCTGGCGCACCCCTCCGGCACGCACGGTACGGACGTCTGGCTCGGCGAGGGCGTCGACCACGTGCAGCTCTACACCGGCGACGCGCTGCCACCGGAGCAGCGGCGCACGGCGCTCGCCGTGGAACCGATGACCTGCCCGCCGGACGCCTTCAACAGCCGCACCGGGCTCGTCCGGCTCGGGCCCGGTGAGCGGCACGTCGCCCGCTGGGGCCTCACGCCGTGGGGGTGA
- a CDS encoding cyclase family protein: MGTSGAAARPPRLGAAEFDALYRRLRARNAWASGDRGALAALTPAVVTAAAREVRGGRTVGLAAPIGTVSGPDDPEPARHWMIGRPGGSVADGLDFARDGFAMNVHGDADSHLDALCHVIYDGTLHGGVPADSVTAGEATALTVDVARDGIVGRGVLLDIPRLRGVPWLEPGAYVTTGDLLAAERTQGVRVRAGDLLFVRVGHRLRRDELGPWPAARTRAGLHPSAMEFLAERRVAVLGGDGNNDTAPNATEGVDFPVHVLALHAMGLHLLDYLRFEDLAPVCETERRWSFLCVIAPLRLPGATGSPVNPIAVL, encoded by the coding sequence GTGGGCACGTCCGGAGCCGCGGCGCGGCCCCCACGGCTGGGCGCAGCCGAGTTCGACGCGCTGTACCGGCGCCTGCGGGCCCGCAACGCGTGGGCCTCGGGCGACCGGGGAGCGCTGGCGGCACTCACCCCGGCCGTCGTGACCGCCGCCGCCCGGGAGGTCCGCGGGGGCCGGACGGTCGGTCTCGCCGCGCCGATCGGGACGGTGAGCGGCCCCGACGACCCCGAGCCCGCCCGGCACTGGATGATCGGGCGGCCGGGCGGGAGCGTCGCCGACGGACTGGACTTCGCCCGGGACGGTTTCGCCATGAACGTCCACGGGGACGCCGACAGCCATCTCGACGCGCTGTGTCACGTGATCTACGACGGCACGCTGCACGGTGGTGTACCGGCGGACAGCGTCACGGCGGGCGAGGCCACGGCGCTCACCGTGGACGTCGCCCGGGACGGCATCGTGGGACGTGGGGTGCTTCTCGACATCCCGCGCCTGCGTGGCGTCCCGTGGCTCGAACCGGGTGCGTACGTGACCACGGGCGACCTGCTGGCCGCGGAGCGGACTCAGGGTGTGCGGGTGCGCGCGGGCGACCTGCTGTTCGTCCGGGTGGGTCACCGCTTGCGCCGCGACGAACTGGGCCCCTGGCCGGCGGCGCGGACGCGTGCGGGCCTGCATCCGTCCGCCATGGAGTTCCTGGCGGAGCGACGCGTCGCGGTCCTCGGCGGGGACGGGAACAACGACACCGCCCCGAACGCCACCGAGGGCGTGGACTTCCCGGTGCATGTGCTGGCCCTCCACGCCATGGGGCTGCATCTGCTGGACTACCTTCGGTTCGAGGACCTGGCGCCGGTGTGCGAGACGGAGCGGCGCTGGTCGTTCCTCTGTGTGATCGCGCCGCTCCGGCTGCCCGGCGCCACCGGGTCCCCGGTCAATCCGATCGCCGTCCTCTGA
- a CDS encoding cation:proton antiporter, with product MTTDQVFTGVGLILLLAVGSQLLAGRLRIPALLVLLPVGFTAGALFDDVDPERLLGPAFSPLVSLAVAVILYDAGLELDVARLRGHDRRVVVRLIWIGVLVGWFVAAAVAGPSLGMSRGAAVMIGAILVVSGPTVVGPLLGIVRPRERLQHVLAWEGSLIDPVGAILGALVFHAVGAGASPRAGGAVTGFLASLGIGAAGAAVGTALLWVLFRVVRPSEILGTTAQLALVIGVAAFCDVLRDDTGLIAAVVMGLAMANLPRIEGPARPPFFEALVSLILGVLFVSISATVTPQSLRHVILPALGIAAALVLVARPLVAAVATLGTDLTRGERGFIGWMAPRGIVAAATASTFSAGLVAQGVGGAARILPATFVVIVATVTLYGLTAAPVARRLGVVRTSRSRPLLVGGDPWAVDLGVALRAAGLEVLMWAGEEEQRERIARSGLELAPGELLAAATATGGDLEGITAVYFLTAEDDFNALAAEIMRGGVTGPVHRLAAPPESRGVVAPFLGDRALFGPGVTWQTLSRRHARGATVQVRPADAAWTAACDPLFLIRPDGRLDPVVADGTPRPGPGDRVVLMASEPVG from the coding sequence TTGACGACGGACCAGGTCTTCACCGGCGTCGGCCTCATCCTGCTCCTCGCCGTCGGATCGCAGCTCCTGGCCGGTCGTCTGCGCATCCCCGCACTGCTCGTGCTGCTGCCGGTCGGCTTCACCGCCGGCGCGCTCTTCGACGACGTCGACCCCGAGCGGCTGCTCGGACCGGCGTTCTCCCCGCTGGTCTCGCTGGCCGTCGCCGTGATCCTGTACGACGCGGGTCTCGAACTGGACGTGGCCCGGCTGAGGGGCCACGACCGCCGTGTGGTGGTGCGGCTGATCTGGATCGGGGTCCTGGTCGGCTGGTTCGTGGCCGCGGCGGTCGCCGGGCCGTCGCTGGGCATGTCCCGGGGCGCGGCGGTGATGATCGGCGCGATCCTCGTGGTCTCCGGTCCGACCGTCGTCGGCCCGCTGCTCGGCATCGTGCGGCCCAGGGAACGGCTCCAGCACGTACTCGCCTGGGAAGGCTCCCTCATCGACCCGGTCGGGGCGATCCTGGGCGCCCTGGTCTTCCACGCGGTCGGGGCCGGCGCGAGCCCGCGCGCGGGCGGGGCGGTGACCGGCTTCCTCGCCAGCCTCGGGATCGGAGCGGCGGGCGCCGCGGTGGGTACGGCCCTGCTGTGGGTGCTGTTCCGGGTGGTGCGGCCGAGCGAGATCCTCGGCACCACCGCACAGCTGGCCCTGGTGATCGGTGTCGCGGCCTTCTGCGACGTGCTGCGTGACGACACGGGGCTCATCGCGGCCGTGGTGATGGGTCTGGCCATGGCCAACCTGCCCCGCATCGAGGGCCCCGCGCGCCCCCCGTTCTTCGAGGCCCTGGTGAGCCTGATCCTGGGCGTGCTCTTCGTCTCCATCTCCGCCACCGTCACGCCACAGTCGCTCCGGCACGTGATCCTTCCCGCGCTCGGGATCGCCGCCGCCCTGGTGCTGGTGGCCCGGCCGCTCGTCGCCGCCGTCGCGACCCTCGGCACCGATCTCACGCGCGGCGAGCGGGGCTTCATCGGCTGGATGGCCCCCCGTGGCATCGTCGCCGCGGCCACCGCCTCCACGTTCTCGGCCGGCCTGGTGGCCCAGGGAGTCGGCGGCGCCGCCAGAATCCTGCCCGCCACCTTCGTCGTCATCGTCGCGACCGTGACGCTCTACGGGCTGACCGCCGCACCGGTGGCCCGGCGCCTCGGCGTCGTGCGCACGTCCCGGTCGCGTCCCCTCCTGGTCGGCGGGGACCCCTGGGCGGTCGATCTGGGTGTCGCGCTGCGGGCCGCCGGACTGGAGGTGCTGATGTGGGCGGGGGAGGAGGAGCAGCGCGAGCGCATCGCGCGGTCCGGGCTCGAACTGGCCCCCGGCGAGCTGCTGGCCGCCGCCACCGCCACCGGCGGCGACCTGGAGGGCATCACGGCGGTGTACTTCCTCACGGCCGAGGACGACTTCAACGCGCTGGCCGCGGAGATCATGCGGGGCGGCGTCACCGGACCGGTACACCGGCTCGCCGCTCCGCCGGAGAGCCGCGGTGTGGTGGCGCCGTTCCTCGGCGACCGGGCCCTGTTCGGTCCGGGCGTCACCTGGCAGACCCTCTCCCGCCGTCACGCGCGGGGGGCGACGGTCCAGGTGCGGCCCGCCGACGCCGCCTGGACCGCCGCGTGCGACCCGCTCTTCCTGATCCGGCCGGACGGCCGCCTCGACCCGGTCGTGGCGGACGGCACCCCGCGGCCGGGGCCCGGCGACCGCGTGGTGCTGATGGCATCGGAGCCCGTCGGGTGA
- a CDS encoding glycoside hydrolase family 15 protein, producing the protein MDRYPPIADHGLVGDLQTAALVSSRGVVDWFAAPRFDSPSVFAALLDHDGGGCLRLAPEHPEGTCRQLYYPDTAVLVTRFMSPDGVGEVIDFMPPDRKGVATDRHALFRLVRTVRGTVDFTLECRPRFDYGRATHTLEVDGDRAVFRAPGIDGHLQATFPLRRDGVDVRGRLTLGAGESGGVVFTVCAPGGAAPPPVTVDGLAARMDEVGRFWQHWLRQSQYRGRWPELVHRSAITLKLLTYAPTGALVAAATTGLPEQIGGERNWDYRFTWVRDAALSVRAMLDLGFVDEATAFVHWLADRLREREGTGEEPLQTMYRVDGDPDLPEETLGHWEGYRGSAPVRIGNGAAGQLQLDIYGEALYAVSWGREIAQQASYEGWRAIADVLDWLTDAWDRPDEGIWETRGGRQDFTFSRVMSWVAFDHGLRLADHFRRPADVARWRRARDAVFEQVMRRGWSEEAHAFVQHYDGDVLDASLLLMPAVEFVAPRSGAWLSTLDAMDRTLVSDSLVYRYDPAASPDGLRGSEGTFSLCTFLYVDALARAGRVSQARYTFEKMQTYANHVGLFAEEISPSGEQLGNFPQAFTHLSLIMAALTLDRALDAERGS; encoded by the coding sequence ATGGACCGCTACCCTCCCATCGCCGATCACGGCCTGGTGGGTGACCTGCAGACCGCGGCGCTCGTCTCGTCGCGGGGAGTCGTCGACTGGTTCGCGGCGCCGCGGTTCGATTCGCCCAGCGTCTTCGCCGCCCTGCTCGACCACGACGGCGGAGGCTGTCTGCGCCTGGCGCCCGAGCATCCGGAAGGCACCTGCCGACAGCTCTACTACCCCGACACCGCCGTCCTGGTGACGCGGTTCATGTCACCGGACGGGGTGGGCGAGGTGATCGACTTCATGCCGCCGGACCGGAAGGGCGTCGCCACCGACCGGCACGCGCTGTTCCGTCTGGTGCGTACGGTGCGGGGGACGGTCGACTTCACGCTCGAGTGCCGGCCGCGCTTCGACTACGGCCGGGCCACACACACCCTGGAAGTCGACGGCGACCGGGCCGTGTTCCGGGCCCCCGGCATCGACGGGCACCTGCAGGCCACCTTTCCGTTGCGGCGGGACGGTGTCGACGTACGGGGACGGCTGACGCTGGGGGCGGGCGAGTCCGGCGGCGTCGTCTTCACGGTCTGCGCGCCGGGGGGTGCGGCTCCCCCGCCCGTCACGGTGGACGGACTCGCCGCGCGGATGGACGAGGTCGGCCGGTTCTGGCAGCACTGGCTGCGGCAGTCCCAGTACCGGGGGCGGTGGCCCGAGCTCGTCCACCGCTCGGCCATCACGCTGAAACTCCTCACCTACGCCCCCACCGGCGCGCTGGTCGCGGCGGCCACGACGGGGCTCCCGGAACAGATCGGCGGGGAGCGGAACTGGGACTACCGCTTCACCTGGGTGCGGGACGCCGCGCTGTCCGTGCGGGCCATGCTGGACCTCGGATTCGTGGACGAGGCGACCGCCTTCGTCCACTGGCTGGCCGACCGGCTGCGGGAGCGCGAGGGCACAGGCGAGGAACCGCTCCAGACGATGTACCGGGTGGACGGCGACCCCGACCTGCCGGAGGAGACGCTCGGCCACTGGGAGGGCTATCGCGGCTCCGCCCCCGTGCGCATCGGCAACGGCGCCGCCGGCCAACTCCAGCTGGACATCTACGGCGAGGCGCTCTACGCCGTCTCCTGGGGACGCGAGATCGCCCAGCAGGCCAGCTACGAGGGCTGGCGGGCCATCGCCGACGTGCTGGACTGGCTCACCGACGCCTGGGACCGGCCGGACGAGGGCATCTGGGAGACCCGGGGCGGCCGTCAGGACTTCACGTTCAGCCGGGTCATGTCGTGGGTCGCCTTCGACCACGGACTGCGGCTGGCCGATCACTTCCGCCGACCCGCCGACGTGGCCCGCTGGCGCCGTGCGCGGGACGCCGTGTTCGAGCAGGTCATGCGACGTGGCTGGAGTGAGGAGGCACACGCCTTCGTTCAGCACTACGACGGTGACGTCCTGGACGCCTCACTGCTGCTCATGCCGGCGGTCGAGTTCGTCGCGCCCCGGTCCGGGGCCTGGCTCAGCACGCTCGACGCGATGGACCGCACCCTGGTCTCCGACAGCCTCGTCTACCGGTACGACCCCGCGGCGTCACCGGACGGGCTGCGCGGCTCCGAGGGAACGTTCAGCCTCTGTACCTTCCTGTACGTCGACGCGCTGGCGCGGGCGGGGCGGGTGTCCCAGGCCCGGTACACCTTCGAGAAGATGCAGACCTACGCCAACCACGTGGGGCTGTTCGCCGAGGAGATCAGCCCGAGCGGCGAGCAACTGGGCAACTTCCCGCAGGCGTTCACCCACCTGTCGCTGATCATGGCCGCCCTGACCCTGGACCGGGCACTCGACGCGGAACGCGGGAGCTGA
- a CDS encoding GMC family oxidoreductase, with protein MADDRQYDVIVIGTGAGGGTLAHRLASTGRRILILERGDYLPRERDNWDSTAVFVKGRYRAPEFWYDKHGNAFPPEVNYYVGGNTKFYGAALFRLRPEDFGELRHHDGISPAWPIRYEDLEPYYTQAEQLYLVHGRHGEDPTEGPAGGPYPRPPVAHEPRIQQLSDDLEKKGLHPFHLPIGVNLTQDDDGRATRHSACIRCDRVDGFPCLLGAKSDAQVICVDPALRHDNVTMITGAHVRRLDTDPSGRTVTGVVAEFEDGTTRVFGADIVVVSCGAVNSAALLLRSANDRHPGGLANSSDVVGRHYMRHNNLALMAVSKEPNPTRFQKTLALHDWYLGADDWDFPLGGIQMLGKSDADQVRGEAPRWAGAALPDMPFETLAHHAVDFWLCGEDLPLPESRVTLDKDGAVHLALDEKNNIAGLHRLRHRLQGMLGHLGMHEQHLLPRSIYLHKGMPIGATAHQAGTVRFGADPRSSALDLTCKAHDLDNLYVVDTSFFPSIGAVNPSLTAMANALRVGDHLAARLG; from the coding sequence ATGGCCGACGACCGGCAGTACGACGTCATCGTCATCGGTACCGGAGCGGGCGGCGGCACCCTCGCTCACCGGCTGGCCTCGACCGGCCGGCGCATCCTGATCCTGGAACGCGGCGACTACCTGCCGCGGGAACGGGACAACTGGGATTCCACCGCCGTGTTCGTCAAGGGGCGCTACCGAGCCCCCGAGTTCTGGTACGACAAGCACGGCAACGCCTTCCCGCCGGAGGTGAACTACTACGTCGGGGGCAACACGAAGTTCTACGGCGCGGCGCTCTTCCGCCTCCGCCCGGAGGATTTCGGCGAACTGCGCCACCACGACGGGATCTCGCCGGCCTGGCCGATCCGGTACGAGGACCTGGAGCCCTACTACACCCAGGCGGAGCAGCTGTACCTGGTCCACGGGCGACATGGCGAGGACCCCACCGAGGGGCCGGCCGGCGGCCCGTATCCTCGCCCGCCGGTCGCGCACGAGCCACGCATCCAGCAGCTGAGCGACGACCTGGAGAAGAAGGGGCTGCACCCCTTCCACCTGCCGATCGGCGTGAACCTGACGCAGGACGACGACGGCCGGGCCACCCGGCACAGCGCCTGCATCCGCTGCGACCGGGTCGACGGCTTCCCCTGCCTGCTGGGCGCCAAGTCCGACGCCCAGGTGATCTGTGTCGATCCCGCCCTGCGCCACGACAACGTCACGATGATCACGGGCGCCCATGTCCGGCGGCTGGACACCGACCCGAGCGGCCGCACCGTCACCGGCGTCGTGGCCGAGTTCGAGGACGGCACGACCCGGGTGTTCGGCGCCGACATCGTGGTGGTCTCCTGCGGCGCGGTCAACTCGGCCGCCCTGCTGCTGCGCTCCGCGAACGACCGGCATCCCGGCGGTCTGGCCAACAGTTCGGACGTGGTGGGCCGTCACTACATGCGGCACAACAACCTGGCGCTGATGGCGGTGTCGAAGGAACCCAACCCCACCAGGTTCCAGAAGACGCTCGCCCTGCACGACTGGTATCTGGGCGCGGACGACTGGGACTTCCCGCTCGGCGGCATCCAGATGCTGGGCAAGTCGGACGCCGACCAGGTGCGCGGCGAGGCGCCGCGCTGGGCGGGCGCCGCGCTGCCCGACATGCCCTTCGAGACGCTGGCGCACCACGCGGTCGACTTCTGGCTGTGCGGGGAGGACCTGCCGCTGCCGGAGAGCCGCGTCACCCTGGACAAGGACGGCGCCGTTCACCTGGCGCTCGACGAGAAGAACAACATCGCCGGGCTGCACCGGCTGCGGCACCGGCTGCAGGGAATGCTCGGCCATCTGGGCATGCACGAGCAGCATCTGCTGCCGCGCAGCATCTACCTCCACAAGGGCATGCCGATCGGGGCCACCGCGCACCAGGCCGGCACCGTCCGCTTCGGCGCGGATCCGAGGTCGTCCGCGCTGGACCTCACCTGCAAGGCCCACGACCTGGACAACCTCTACGTCGTCGACACGTCCTTCTTTCCGAGCATCGGTGCGGTGAACCCCTCGCTGACGGCGATGGCCAACGCCCTGCGGGTCGGCGACCACCTCGCGGCCCGCCTGGGCTGA
- a CDS encoding gluconokinase has translation MPAQARGPAVVVVVGVSGSGKSTVGGLLARRLRVPFLEGDDLHSAANRAKMAAGRPLDDADRGPWLDSLADWIREADASGRGGVVACSALKHAYRERLRAANPGVWFLYLRVEPAIAVRRVAHRAGHFMPARLVAPQYADLEPLRPDEPGLSVDATADPVSLADRAARAVTSPDGPVTRSEAGGSPGPGRPPSLGRGQRTNPDS, from the coding sequence GTGCCGGCACAGGCGAGGGGCCCGGCCGTCGTGGTGGTCGTGGGCGTCTCGGGATCAGGGAAGTCCACCGTGGGCGGGCTGCTCGCGCGGCGGCTCCGGGTGCCCTTCCTGGAGGGGGACGACCTGCATTCCGCGGCGAACCGCGCCAAGATGGCAGCGGGCCGGCCGCTCGACGACGCGGACCGCGGACCGTGGCTGGATTCCCTCGCCGACTGGATCCGGGAGGCCGACGCCTCGGGGCGGGGCGGGGTGGTGGCGTGCTCGGCGCTCAAGCACGCCTACCGGGAGCGGCTCCGCGCGGCGAACCCCGGCGTGTGGTTCCTGTATCTGCGGGTCGAGCCGGCGATCGCCGTCCGCCGTGTCGCACACCGGGCCGGCCACTTCATGCCGGCCCGGCTGGTGGCCCCCCAGTACGCCGATCTCGAACCGTTGCGGCCGGACGAGCCCGGACTGTCCGTGGACGCGACCGCCGACCCGGTGTCCCTGGCCGACCGCGCGGCGCGGGCCGTGACGTCACCCGACGGTCCGGTCACCCGTTCGGAGGCCGGTGGGTCGCCGGGTCCGGGACGGCCGCCTAGCCTCGGACGGGGGCAGCGGACGAATCCCGACTCCTAG